Genomic DNA from Candidatus Sulfurimonas marisnigri:
AAGAACTGGTATAAAGCGCATCGAAGAGTTTGTAAAAGAACTTAGAGTATAGTATTTTAAAGTAGGTTAAACCTACTTTAGTGATGTAAGTGCTTCTATTACTTCATCAAGATTTTCAAGTGGAATGTGAACTTTCCATTCAGGTTCATTTGCATTTCCAGCTAAAGATATACCAATACTTGCAACTGGTGTACTTTTTTCACCATAAGGTTTATCTATTTTTGTTACAGAAATAACACCTTTTTTTGTTCCATTTAATGCGATAGTTTTTGACATTTAACACTCCTTAATTTTATAGTTTCTTAACCAGAAGGCTAATATGCTAATTATTTAAGTAGTCTAGCAATTTTCACCTGAAGTCTAAGCCACATTTTGTGTTCCATAAGTGGAAATCCTGAAAATGTCTTACCGCTCTCTTTTATACTCTTCGTTATTCCACTTCTTGCTGCAAATGTATTGAAAGGTGCAATTTCCAAGTGACCTGCTGTCGCAGATTGTCCACCCATAACAACATTACGTCCAAGTTTTGTAGAGCCCGCAAGACCAGATTGAGAAACCATTACACAATACTCGCCAATCTCGCAGTTGTGTCCAACCTGAACCAGATTGTCTATTCTGGTGCCTTTTTTAATTAAGGTCGTACCAAACACAGCTCTATCGATTGTTGTTGAACTTCCAATCTCTACATCCTCCTCGATAGCTACATTGCCGTTTTGATAAATCTTTTTATGCTCACCAAGTTTATTGGTAGCAAATCCAAAGCCATCACTCCCTATAGTCGTATTCGCGTGAATAATACAATCATTTCCAATGGTGCAGTCTCTGTAAACAGTTACATTGGGGTAGATAATAGTGTTGTCACCAACAACTGTTTGGGCGCCAATATATACATGTGCTAAAATCGTGCAGTTCTTGCCAATCTTTGCTCCATTTGCTATTTCAGCTTTAGGAGATACTCTGCTCCCCTCGCCTATCTCTGCATATGGCAATTGATCGTCCTCAATCGGAGGAGAAAAATATTTTGATAACACTGCCATCGACCAATAAGGAGAGTCAACCACTAAAGCCGCGCACCCTTGCGGTATATGGCTTTTTAAAGATTTGTCTATTATAACAGCAGCTGCTTTGGTATTTTGTATATCTTTTATATATTTAGAATTTGAAACAAAAGTGACTTCGTTTGAACTTGCTTCTTTAAGTGTATTTAAACCTGTTATTTCAAAACTAATGCCATTAAATTCAGCACCAATTATAGAAGCTACTTCAGTTAAATCCATTTACTATCTCTCAAGTGCTACTGCACCGCTTCTAACAATTTCTTTTGGATTATATCTTTTAATAACTTGTAAAAAATTATCAACTCTTTTTGGTTCATCAGCAACCATAACTATAATAACATTCTCACCAACATTTACTATTTTGCCATTATATGCTTCACAAAGAGTACTTATATCAGTAATATTTTCAGTTACAGGGAACTTTACCAAAGCCATCTCTTTTTCAACCAAGTCTGCATGTTCGTACACTCTAAGAACAGGAATAAGTTTATGCAGCTGTTTCGTAATCTGCTCTATTACTCTTATAGAACCTGATGTAACAATAGTAAGTCTAGAATATCTACTATCAGGTATTGGAGCAACAGTTAAAGATGTAATGTTGTACCCACGACCAGAGAAAAGATCCGTAATACGAGATAAAACACTAGCCTCGTTTACTACAATAACAGAGATAACTCTTCTTTCACTAGCTTCCATTATTTCTCCTTCTTCTCTAATAACATCATGTTAAACAGTGATCCACCAGATGGAACCATTGGCATAACGTTTTCCATTCTTTCAACAACAACATCTATAAATGCAACTATGTTTTTCTCAACAGCATCTTTTAAAGCTGCATCAAATTCATCTTTTGTCTTAACTCTGTATCCGATTCCACCAAATGCTTCAGAAAGCTTTACAAAGTCAGGCTGAACACTTAAATCAGTCTCACTATGTCTTTTATCGTAAAACATTGTTTGCCACTGACGAACCATTCCAAGAAAATTATTGTTAAGAATGATATTTATAACCGGAAGTTTTTGCTCAACCGCAGTCATCAACTCTTGACAATTCATAAGGATTGAGCCATCTCCTGTAAAGTTAACACTTATCTTTTCGGGACAAGCTGATTTTACACCTATAGCCGCAGGAAAACCAAAACCCATAGTACCTAGTCCACCAGAACTAATCCACTGACGAGGTCTTGTGAACGGATAAAATTGTGCAGACCACATCTGGTGCTGCCCAACATCAGTAGAGATATTTGCACTATCACCAAGAAGTTCACCAACACGTTCTATAACCCACTGAGGTTTAATTCTATCTGTATCTTCATGGTATGCTAATGGATGTAATTCATCAAATTGGTTTATTGTATCTCTCCAAGATGAATACTTTTCAGATTTAATTTCAGATGATAACTCTAACATCTCTTTTACAACATTTTTAACATCACCAACGATTGGATAATCAGCATTTACAAGTTTAGAAATAGATGCAGGGTCTATATCTACATGTATAACTCCAGCATTTTTAGCAAATTCAGAAAGTTTACCAGTTACACGATCATCAAATCTAGCACCAAGTCCTATCACTAAATCAGTTTCACTCATAGCCATATTAGCAGCGTATGAACCATGCATGCCAAGCATAGATATAAGTAAATCATCATCGTGACTAAGAGTACCTCTAGCCATAAAAGTCTCAACAGCAGGAATTCCAGTTTTGTGAACTAAATCTCTAACTTCATAAGCAGCATCTGCATTTATAATACCGCCTCCAAGATAAAATAGTGGTCTTTTAGCTTTTGAGATAGCTTCCATAGCTTTTTTAATTTGACGAGGATTACCTTTAACATGAGGCTTGTAAGTCTCAAGATTAAGCTCTAAAGAATAATCAAATTCAGCTATCTGAGCAGTAACATCTTTTGGGATATCTACGTGCACAGGACCTGGACGACCAGTTGATGCAATATGAAATGCTTCTTTGAGTATACGACCTAAATCTTTAGCGTCTGTTACAAGATAGTTATGCTTAGTACATGAACGACTTATACCAACGGCATCAATCTCTTGAAATGCATCGGTACCAATAAGACTCATCGGAACCTGTCCGCTAATTACAACTAATGGAATTGAGTCCATATATGCATCAGCTAAACCAGTTACAGCATTTGTAAAACCAGGTCCACTAGTAATCATTGCAACACCAACTTTACCACTAGCTTTTGAGTAGCCCTCAGCAGCATGTACAGAAGCTTGTTCGTGTCTTGTCAAAATATGTTTAAAGTCATTTTGCTTATAAATCTCATCATAGACATTCATGATAGCTCCGCCTGGGTAGCCAAACACTGTGTCAACGCCCTCTGCGATTAAAGCCTCAATGACCATTTGTGCGCCATTTATTTGCATGAAAGTCTCCTCTAATAAAAAATTTGCTTATTATACCTACCTTCCCTATATTTTACTTTAAAGAAGTCAATATATTTCTATTCTATTATTGATTTAACAATCATTGAGGGTCTCCATTTATTTATAGAACCTTCGGTTTGAGACTCTAAATTTAATTTTGTTTTAGGATGGTTTCTTTTAAATTTCTCAAAAAAAGTAAAAATCTTATCCTCTAACCCATAATATAAAATATAATTTTTAATGCCATTTTCAATATATAATTGTTCTTTTCTCTCTCTTATACTTGCTTCGAGTTGAACAATATAGCAACGTGCAAAAACATTAGCGATTGGAAGAATTTTTGAATTAATTTTCATATATTTATCTAAATTTTTTTTAATTTTAATTGCATCGCCTCTAAATACATATTCGCTTACAGCATATAAATCATAATCCCATAATTTTTGAAGATTTTCACCCTCTATAGTGTTTTGCAAATCATTATAACTCTCTAAAAGATTATATGCTACTGTAATGTCATTATCTCTTATAGCGTTAAAAAATTTATGCCTACTCTCTATTTCGATTATAATATCTTTCGCCTCATTTTTAAAATCTTCAAAATCAAGTAAAATTCTAAGAAGTTTTACCGCAGAGTGAGTGTCATTTTTTTCAATAAATTTTTGTGAGTTTATGTACAAATTGTCGGCGTATTTACTTAAAGAATCATATTCAGAGTACTCTTTTAAAAATGGGTGTATTTTCAGTAGTTCATATACAAGTTTAAAATCTTTTTGAGCAATTGCAATTTTAAACCTTCTATGAATTTGGGCATTAGTTAACAAAGCCTGGATATGTTTTGACTTTTCGCTTATCCCCCGATATGGAGCTAAAATTTCATTAACTTTATCTGCAGCTTTTGGCTCAAGTATATACTTCTGCGCCAACATAAATGATTTTTTCCAATTTAATTCCAGCGATTTATAAACAGGTGTCTCTTCGTATAGTGGGTGTTTTTTTGCCAGCGTATAAGCCTGTGTTATTTTGCCATGCTTTACAAGCAGAACAAACTTATCAAACTCTTCATACTCTTTAATAAGATTATTCATTATCTGTTTTTTACTTGGAATTGTTACAAAATTTCCAAATATACCAACTGCTCTTTTTTTATCACTTTTTCCAAATAATTCTTTTGCTCTTTGTACTGTTTTTTTCCATAAAGTATCTAAAATCAGGTAAGTCTCTGTATATTTTAAAAGTGGATTTTTTTCAATCTCTGCATATATCTGGACGTAATTTTTTTCTCGCAGAAACTGAGTTAATTTATTTTCACCAAGATATATTTCATATAAAATCAACTCTCCACTATCTGAACCAATGATAAGATGCTTGTTGTTTTCATCAAAGTTTATTGAAGTAATTTTATTATTAAGTTTAATATATCTTCTTGATATCAACTTATAACTATGTAAATCGTACACTAAAACATATCCAAGTATACTTGCTAAAAATAAAAATTTATCATCACCAACAGCAACTTGCGTAATGTCGTCATGAATCCCATCAAGTCTTGTGATTATTTTACCGTTATTTGTGTCCCATATTATTGCACTGTTGTTTTTATCAATGCTAAAGAGTCTGTTTTTACTTAAAAACTTAAGTTTCATAACAGGAGCTGAGTGAGCTCTTAACTTATGTATTAATTTCATTGTATTCAAACTAGATATATGTATATTTTTATCATAACTAGCAGTTGCGACCAATTGTGCATTATCACTAAATGATATGTCGTTTACGCAATCAATATGACTAGTAAGGGTAAATGCAAGCTGTCCACTTTCAACATCGGATACAAAAATTTTACCATCATCGCCACCAGAGAACATATATCTGTCTTGAGGGTCAAGTGCGACAGAAGAGACATCTCCGTGATGCCTATCTATCTTAGAGATAATTTTTTTTGTTTTTATGTCATAAAGCCTAGACTCTTTGCAATCAGAACTTATAACAACAAAATATTTTGCATTAGAGCTAAAACCAAAAACATCAGAGCTGTATCTAAAGTGGACTATATTGCACTTAAGCACACTCTTCACATTGAGTGTGCCTATGTCTAAATAGTGCATCGCAGTGGCTGAGTCAACAACTAAAACACTATTCTCATTTATAACTTTAGTATATACGACTGCTTCACTAAAACTACTACTTTTAACAGGTAACATTATATATTAGTCCCTTATGTAGCCCTCTTGTTTTAAAACATTATGAATATCAGCTTGATGCTGCTCACCTTTAGTCTCTACATGTACGGTTACATTTGCATCACCATAGTCAAGTGAAATCGATGTTCTATCATATGAAATATGAACAATATTGGCATTTAATTCTTGAAGAAGCTGTGTAAAATGCATAAGAGAACCAGGTTTATCAATTAGAGTAACGGTCAATTTCATCTTTCTTCCAGACTTCAAAAGACCTTTTTCAATAATAACAGAAAGAAGTGTAACATCCATATTTCCGCCGCTTAGAACTACTGCTACTTTTTTACCTTTTAAATACTCTAACTTTTTATGAAGTAAAGCAGCTACACCAACAGCACCTGCACCTTCAACAACAAGTTTTTGTTTCTCTAGTAAAAACAAAATTGCACTGGCAATCTCTTCATCATCTACGCTGATAAACTTGTCTACGCTACCAAGCATGTATTCTAACGTGATAGGTGAAGTATCACGAACTGCTATCCCGTCAGCTATCGTCCTAACACTGAGTGAATCAACAACTTTTTTAAGATCGTATGAATTTTTAAGGGCTGGAGCACCGGTGGCACTAACACCTATAACTTCAATATTTGAATTTATACTTTTTATAGCGCATGCCATTCCAGATATAAGTCCTCCCCCGCCAACTGGGATGATTACAGCATCCAAATCTTCACATTTATCCAGAATATCTAAAGCCAATGTCCCCTGTCCGGCGATAACCTCTTCATCTTCAAAAGGGTGAATAAATGTTAAAGAGTTTTTCTTTCCATACTCTGTTGCGTATGCATAAGCTTCGTCATAATTACTTCCGGCGAGAATAACTTCTGCACCATAATATTTAACACCATTTACTTTTGTAAGAGGCGTTGATTCAGGCATAATAATCACAGCTTTAATATTAAACTTTAGTGCTGAGAAGGCAACACCCTGTGCATGGTTTCCAGCACTTGCCGCAACAACACCACCAGCTCTTTGCTCATCATTTAATGATGCTATTTTATTGTAAGCACCTCTTATCTTAAATGCGCCGGTTATTTGCAGATTCTCTTTTTTTAAGTAAACTTCACATGCAGATATTTTGCTTAAATATGGTGCATATGATAGAGGTGTATCAACTACAATATCTTTTATACGCTCTTGTGCCTCATATATCTTTTTTATATCTAACAATAAACTTTCCTTACAGAGCTTTATGCTCTATCATACTACACATATTTTGAACAACCATCATTCCAGCATTTTTTGCTCTTTGTGCCGCATCATTATTAACAATCTCTTTTTGAGCCCAAAAAACTTTTACATCTTTGCGTTTTATGCAGGCATCAGCAACATTATCCAGCTCTTTTGATTTTCTAAATATATCAACCATATCTATTGCAAAAGGTATCTCTTCAAGTGAGCGATAAACTTTTTCACCCAAAATCTCATCCTCTTTTGGATAAACCGGAACTATTTTAAACCCTTGTTCTTGAAGATATTTAGCGACTCTATGACTTGCCTTTGAAGCATCAGGAGAAAGCCCTAAAACTGCAATAGTTTTTACACTGCTAAAAATATCTTTTATCTCTTGCTTATTTGAATTAACAGAAGGGAATTCACACTCCATAAAAGTTCCTTATTATTTAATATATTTGAGTGATTATATCAAAAAAGAACCATTTATACATCAATTTTCTCTTGACCTATCCTGTATAAAGCAAAGTCATATTTCAACGGATCATTATTATCAAAAGATTTTAAAGTTTGAGTCAGCTCTATAGCCGCTTGAAGATCATAACTTTTTCTTTGCAAAAGTCCAAGTTTTAGAGAGACATTAAATGTATGCGTATCAAGTGGCATAATTAAGTCTGCTTTATCAATTCCATGCCATAAACCCATATCGATATTATCATCTCTTACCATCCATCTTAAAAACATCATCCACCTCTTAAGTGCACCTGCTCCTTTTGTTTTACTGGTAATTTTTCCTATTAAAAAGTTATAACCTTGTGACTGATGCGGATACTCCACATGTAGAGTTTTTATAAGTTCATTTATTCCATCAATTACACTGTTATTCTTAGTGTAGCCACTCTTAAATATAGCCTCTAGAGTACTTTTTTCATTTAATCTTTTAAGGGCAATAAACAGGGCAATAACATCTTCGCTTTTTTGAAATCTATAGTAGTGATTTTTTAAAGACTCTTTTATCTCATCATCACTTTTTTGTAAAATAGAGAAGTCAAGTGAGTCCAAAAACTTAACTATCTGCTTTACATTTCCATAAGCAAAAAGAGCGCATACCAAAGAGATATTGGGGTCTTTGTAGCGGTGTGCAACTAAAATCGGATCTAGCTTATCATAAGATATCTCACTTGTGCTGTTTCTTTTAAGAACTTCTAAGTCAAGTCTTTTTTTAATGTAAATAATAGAGTTTTTTCCTCTCGCTTGAACCTGCAATGTTTAACTGTTTTCTATACTTTGCAATTGTCCTTCTAACCATTGTTACTTTGAATTTTTCTTGAATCATATCTAGTAGTTTCATATCACTGAGTGGTTTATTATGATTCTCTCTCTTAACTATAGTAACCAAGAACTCTTTTATTGCTGCATTTGAAACATCTTCATCTATAGCAGTTGTAAAGAACTCTTTCATTGCAAAAACACCTCTGTTACATGCTATATACTTATTTGCGATTGCTCTTGAAATAGTAGAGGGGTTGTGTCCAAACTCATCTGCCAAAGTCTTCAGAGTAAGAGGCATTATCGCACCGCCTGTAAAAAACTCATACTGATACTCAACTATCATAAGCCCCACTTTATACAAGGTAGCTTTTCTCATGTCAAGTGCGTCAACAAGGCTCTTTGCCTCTTTAATTTTTTGCGAAATAAATTCATGCTCAACCGCATAACTTGTGTCTATAAGAATAGTCGGATAATAGGCATCATTTAGCTTGACCTCTATGGCTTCATCATCATTAAAAAATATCATCAAATCTGGAATAATCTGAGCTGAATCCTCTTGGTACTCTATTGCCGGAGGATTTTTAAATGTTCCAAGAACACGCATAACTTCACTGAAGTGTTCTTTTCTTGAATAGCTGTGAATATCCTCCATATTATTAATAACTTCCACACACAGAGGATAGGCCTCTTCACTTATGTCTGAACTCTCCAGCTGAAACACAAATGACTCTGCCAAATCTTTTGCAGCAACACCAATTGGCTCTACATGTGAGAACCTCAAACGAACTTTTTCAAACTCCGAGATATCAATATTTTTGATTTTACAAAACGCTTCACTGTCACCTTCATAGTAACCATTTTCATCCAGATTAGCCACTACAAATGAGGCAATAGATTGCGATATAGGCGTTGGAAACAGTGGCGCTTCTAACTGCTCATCTAAGACATCATAAAGAGATCTTTTTTGAATAGTCAATGCTTCTATCTGCTCAGTTCTAGAGTTGCTTACCTGACCTGAAATTATTTTTCTAGGAATCTTTTTTTCAAAATTTTCTTCATATCCTGACTTTACTTCCACAACCGGATTTGCATCAATAAAAGGGGACATGGCTTCACCCAAGTCGCTTAAGCTAGAGTGTAAAATAGGCAACCAATTACGAAGTGTATTTGAGAGCTTATGCTTATTCTCTACGCTTTGATTTTGCCTTAATGCTGCCATTTATCTACAATCCATTGAATTTAAGCTCTAAAGCTTAAAGTCCTCACCAAGATAGTGCTTACGTACATCGCTATTTTTCCCTATCTCTTCGCTTGTTCCGCTGGCGAGTAACTCACCGGACTTGATTACATATGCTCTGTCACATACGTCCAATGTTTCACGAACATTATGGTCTGTAATAAGAACTCCTATCCCGTAAGATACAAGCTGTTTTATAACAGTTTGTATATCCAAAACAGCAATAGGATCAACTCCGGCAAAAGGCTCATCAAGAAGTAAAAATTTAGGCGCATTTACAAGTGCTCTTGCTATCTCAACACGACGGCGCTCGCCACCGCTTAAACTAATACCTTTGCGAAAACGGATCGGTTCAATATTAAACATATCCAAAAGTTCCAATATTCTAACCTCTTGGTCTTTTTTATCTTTTATACCAACTTGAGCGGCAATCATCAAGTTCTCTTCAACGGTTAAATCTTTAAAGATAGAAGCCTCTTGGGGGAGATAACCAATTCCTTTTAAGGCTCTTAGATGTAGTGGCATTCCAGACAAATTTTCTTCATCATAATAGACCTCTCCGTCACTTGCCTCTACAAGTCCGCAAATCATATAAAAGGTAGTTGTTTTTCCAGCTCCATTCGGACCAAGAAGTCCAACTACCTCTCCGCTAGAAACCTCTAGACTCATACCTTTTACTATCTCTAAATCTTTTATTTTTTTCTTTAAATTAATTGCCCTAAGCGTATGCATAATCTACCTTATATTGTCTAATTTCATCTGAGACTTTTTCTATATCTACAATTAATGTACTTATACCTGCAGAGTTTAAAATCCTAACTAGTTCATCATCACCCCACTCTACAAAATGGAGGCCATCTTTGTCCAGCTCCTCCAACATTCCAAGTGATATAAAATGATCTAAACCGTGGTTATACATGTCATAGTGAAAAACCATCTCCCCGTAACACTGTTGCAAAGAGAATGTAGGAGAGGTTACATCATCTGCTAGCCCTAAAAATTTAACAAACTCTTTTACAAAAGTAGTTTTTCCAGCCGCAAGATCACCTCTTAATATAATTACACCGGAACTAAATTTTTTCCCAATATCTTCAACTAAAGTATTAAGTTCTTCTAATTTAAGCTTATAAATAATCATAGTTTATTTGATATTTCAATGATATTTTTCAGCTTTTCTTTGGCTTTTCCTGTTTTAAGAGCTTTTTGTGCAATTTCTAAACCATCTTGAATATCTCTAGCTAATCCATCAACCACTAAGGCAGATGCAGCATTAATAAGCACTATGTCTCTTTGAGCATCCGTAGCCTTGTTATCAAAAATATTATGTAAAATCAAGGCATTATCTTTTGCATCTCCACCCATTATTGCTCTAAGAGGAACTCTTTTAATTGCATATTCTTCGGGATCTATTTCAAACTCGTGAACCAAACCGTCACGAAGTATAGAGGCATAAGTTATATCGCTTATACTAATCTCATCCATCCCCTCCCGTGAGCTAACAACCATAGTAGACGTTGCACCGTTAATTTTAAGTGCTTCTGCCATCTTTGAAACGAAGTTCTTATCAAATACACCAAGAAGGGATTTTTTTGCTCCTGCGGGGTTTGTAAGAGGTCCTAGAATATTAAATATTGTCTTATCAGGTATCGTCTTTCTGATTGGAACTATGAAACTCATTGCTGGATGATGATTCTGTGCAAACATAAAAGTAAAACCTGACTCTTCCAAGAGTCTAGCACTGTTTTTAATACTTAAATTAAGTCTAATACCCAGCTCTTCAAACATATCTGCACTGCCAGATTTTGAAGTTATAGAACGACTTCCGTGTTTTGCGACAATACTTCCACAAGATGCAACTAATAGTGCAACAGTTGAAGATATGTTGAAACTTCCAATTTTGTCTCCACCGGTCCCAACAACATCAAGAGCCTTCATGCTAAGTTCATTTGAAATAGGAAGAGGCATAGAAAAAGAGCGCATTACTTCTGCCGCTGCTGCTATTGACTCAACAGAGGTGTAGTCGTCTAACTTCATACTTAACAAAAACTCTATCATAGCTTCATCACTCATCTCATGATTAAAAAGTGAAGTAAACTCTTTTTTTGTTTCATTATAAGTCACGACAACTCCTTGATATACTCTGCTTGTAGAGATTTTGGGGTAGATTTAGTGGTAGGAATCTTTATTACTTCATATTTTTTTGTTTCATTAAGATAGTTAATAGTTAAAATATTCCCAACATCAATATTTTTACTAGCCTTAACCACTACATTGTTTATTAAGACCACACTGTTGCTTATCATATCTTGTGCAACCGATCTTCTTTTTGTAATATTTACTGAATTTAAAAATTTGTCTATTCTCATGATTAATACTCTTAAAATAATATTTTTTCATATTGTAGAGTATTAAAACTGAAAGGGATGTAAGAGTTGGAACATTTTTTGCATTATATAGTGCCTATTATCAAAAAAAATATTTTTATACTCTTAAATAATCTCTTTTGTTGGTGCACCTAAGTAATACCCTTGAGCATAATCTATATTAAGTTCAACAAGCTTATCATACACACTTTTGGAATGAACGAATTCTGCTATAGTTTTTATTCCCATTTTTTTAGCAAACTCAGCAATAGTTTCTACTACCATTTGTGAGTTAACATCTCTATCAATAGTCTTTATCATAGAACCGTCAATTTTTATATAATCAACTTTTAGTTTCATAAGGTATTCAAAATTTGAGTATCCAGTGCCAAAGTCATCAATAGAGATACTACACCCATAATGTTTTACTTGCTCTATAAATTCAATTACTGCTTCAAAATTTTCTATGCCCTCTGATTCTAGTATTTCAAAAGAGACATATTTCCCTATTCCAGTTGATTCTAACTTTTCAATAATTAATTCTACTACTTCAACATGTGAAATATCTTCTACTGAGATATTTATAGAAAAATGGTATGGCTTTTTTTCAAATTTGGCAAATGTTTTTCTAATCATAATTTTTGTCAATTCATGATAAATTCTATTTTTCTTAGATAATGCAAGAAAATAAATTGGAGGAATATAATCGCCATTTTCAT
This window encodes:
- the ilvA gene encoding threonine ammonia-lyase: MLDIKKIYEAQERIKDIVVDTPLSYAPYLSKISACEVYLKKENLQITGAFKIRGAYNKIASLNDEQRAGGVVAASAGNHAQGVAFSALKFNIKAVIIMPESTPLTKVNGVKYYGAEVILAGSNYDEAYAYATEYGKKNSLTFIHPFEDEEVIAGQGTLALDILDKCEDLDAVIIPVGGGGLISGMACAIKSINSNIEVIGVSATGAPALKNSYDLKKVVDSLSVRTIADGIAVRDTSPITLEYMLGSVDKFISVDDEEIASAILFLLEKQKLVVEGAGAVGVAALLHKKLEYLKGKKVAVVLSGGNMDVTLLSVIIEKGLLKSGRKMKLTVTLIDKPGSLMHFTQLLQELNANIVHISYDRTSISLDYGDANVTVHVETKGEQHQADIHNVLKQEGYIRD
- a CDS encoding CoA-binding protein, which encodes MECEFPSVNSNKQEIKDIFSSVKTIAVLGLSPDASKASHRVAKYLQEQGFKIVPVYPKEDEILGEKVYRSLEEIPFAIDMVDIFRKSKELDNVADACIKRKDVKVFWAQKEIVNNDAAQRAKNAGMMVVQNMCSMIEHKAL
- a CDS encoding acetolactate synthase large subunit; protein product: MQINGAQMVIEALIAEGVDTVFGYPGGAIMNVYDEIYKQNDFKHILTRHEQASVHAAEGYSKASGKVGVAMITSGPGFTNAVTGLADAYMDSIPLVVISGQVPMSLIGTDAFQEIDAVGISRSCTKHNYLVTDAKDLGRILKEAFHIASTGRPGPVHVDIPKDVTAQIAEFDYSLELNLETYKPHVKGNPRQIKKAMEAISKAKRPLFYLGGGIINADAAYEVRDLVHKTGIPAVETFMARGTLSHDDDLLISMLGMHGSYAANMAMSETDLVIGLGARFDDRVTGKLSEFAKNAGVIHVDIDPASISKLVNADYPIVGDVKNVVKEMLELSSEIKSEKYSSWRDTINQFDELHPLAYHEDTDRIKPQWVIERVGELLGDSANISTDVGQHQMWSAQFYPFTRPRQWISSGGLGTMGFGFPAAIGVKSACPEKISVNFTGDGSILMNCQELMTAVEQKLPVINIILNNNFLGMVRQWQTMFYDKRHSETDLSVQPDFVKLSEAFGGIGYRVKTKDEFDAALKDAVEKNIVAFIDVVVERMENVMPMVPSGGSLFNMMLLEKKEK
- the lpxD gene encoding UDP-3-O-(3-hydroxymyristoyl)glucosamine N-acyltransferase, giving the protein MDLTEVASIIGAEFNGISFEITGLNTLKEASSNEVTFVSNSKYIKDIQNTKAAAVIIDKSLKSHIPQGCAALVVDSPYWSMAVLSKYFSPPIEDDQLPYAEIGEGSRVSPKAEIANGAKIGKNCTILAHVYIGAQTVVGDNTIIYPNVTVYRDCTIGNDCIIHANTTIGSDGFGFATNKLGEHKKIYQNGNVAIEEDVEIGSSTTIDRAVFGTTLIKKGTRIDNLVQVGHNCEIGEYCVMVSQSGLAGSTKLGRNVVMGGQSATAGHLEIAPFNTFAARSGITKSIKESGKTFSGFPLMEHKMWLRLQVKIARLLK
- the ilvN gene encoding acetolactate synthase small subunit, encoding MEASERRVISVIVVNEASVLSRITDLFSGRGYNITSLTVAPIPDSRYSRLTIVTSGSIRVIEQITKQLHKLIPVLRVYEHADLVEKEMALVKFPVTENITDISTLCEAYNGKIVNVGENVIIVMVADEPKRVDNFLQVIKRYNPKEIVRSGAVALER
- a CDS encoding WD40 repeat domain-containing protein codes for the protein MLPVKSSSFSEAVVYTKVINENSVLVVDSATAMHYLDIGTLNVKSVLKCNIVHFRYSSDVFGFSSNAKYFVVISSDCKESRLYDIKTKKIISKIDRHHGDVSSVALDPQDRYMFSGGDDGKIFVSDVESGQLAFTLTSHIDCVNDISFSDNAQLVATASYDKNIHISSLNTMKLIHKLRAHSAPVMKLKFLSKNRLFSIDKNNSAIIWDTNNGKIITRLDGIHDDITQVAVGDDKFLFLASILGYVLVYDLHSYKLISRRYIKLNNKITSINFDENNKHLIIGSDSGELILYEIYLGENKLTQFLREKNYVQIYAEIEKNPLLKYTETYLILDTLWKKTVQRAKELFGKSDKKRAVGIFGNFVTIPSKKQIMNNLIKEYEEFDKFVLLVKHGKITQAYTLAKKHPLYEETPVYKSLELNWKKSFMLAQKYILEPKAADKVNEILAPYRGISEKSKHIQALLTNAQIHRRFKIAIAQKDFKLVYELLKIHPFLKEYSEYDSLSKYADNLYINSQKFIEKNDTHSAVKLLRILLDFEDFKNEAKDIIIEIESRHKFFNAIRDNDITVAYNLLESYNDLQNTIEGENLQKLWDYDLYAVSEYVFRGDAIKIKKNLDKYMKINSKILPIANVFARCYIVQLEASIRERKEQLYIENGIKNYILYYGLEDKIFTFFEKFKRNHPKTKLNLESQTEGSINKWRPSMIVKSIIE
- a CDS encoding TIGR02757 family protein; amino-acid sequence: MQVQARGKNSIIYIKKRLDLEVLKRNSTSEISYDKLDPILVAHRYKDPNISLVCALFAYGNVKQIVKFLDSLDFSILQKSDDEIKESLKNHYYRFQKSEDVIALFIALKRLNEKSTLEAIFKSGYTKNNSVIDGINELIKTLHVEYPHQSQGYNFLIGKITSKTKGAGALKRWMMFLRWMVRDDNIDMGLWHGIDKADLIMPLDTHTFNVSLKLGLLQRKSYDLQAAIELTQTLKSFDNNDPLKYDFALYRIGQEKIDV
- a CDS encoding RNA polymerase factor sigma-54 encodes the protein MAALRQNQSVENKHKLSNTLRNWLPILHSSLSDLGEAMSPFIDANPVVEVKSGYEENFEKKIPRKIISGQVSNSRTEQIEALTIQKRSLYDVLDEQLEAPLFPTPISQSIASFVVANLDENGYYEGDSEAFCKIKNIDISEFEKVRLRFSHVEPIGVAAKDLAESFVFQLESSDISEEAYPLCVEVINNMEDIHSYSRKEHFSEVMRVLGTFKNPPAIEYQEDSAQIIPDLMIFFNDDEAIEVKLNDAYYPTILIDTSYAVEHEFISQKIKEAKSLVDALDMRKATLYKVGLMIVEYQYEFFTGGAIMPLTLKTLADEFGHNPSTISRAIANKYIACNRGVFAMKEFFTTAIDEDVSNAAIKEFLVTIVKRENHNKPLSDMKLLDMIQEKFKVTMVRRTIAKYRKQLNIAGSSERKKLYYLH